One region of Posidoniimonas polymericola genomic DNA includes:
- a CDS encoding MarR family winged helix-turn-helix transcriptional regulator — translation MIKYDFEESIGYWLTVTHQAYIRNLESTLAPHGITFRQAQVLGYLAIEGPLSQAELASKMLIEPPSLVGVIDRMEANELIERRPCPNDRRKKIIHTLASANRVWKKVVKCAKQVRSQATDNLTEREQATLKRLLEKVRNNVT, via the coding sequence GTGATTAAGTACGACTTCGAAGAGAGCATCGGGTACTGGTTGACCGTCACGCACCAGGCCTATATCCGCAACCTCGAGTCGACGCTCGCGCCGCACGGCATCACCTTCCGTCAGGCTCAGGTGCTGGGATACCTGGCAATCGAAGGCCCGCTGTCGCAGGCAGAGCTTGCGTCGAAGATGCTCATTGAACCCCCCAGCCTGGTCGGGGTGATCGACCGCATGGAGGCCAACGAACTAATCGAACGGCGCCCCTGCCCCAACGACCGGCGGAAGAAGATCATCCATACCCTAGCTTCCGCCAACCGCGTCTGGAAGAAGGTTGTCAAGTGCGCCAAGCAGGTCCGCAGCCAAGCGACCGACAACCTCACCGAACGCGAACAGGCGACGCTCAAGCGTCTGCTCGAAAAGGTCCGCAACAATGTCACCTAA
- a CDS encoding efflux RND transporter periplasmic adaptor subunit yields the protein MSPKFLVLTSLGWGLLVGTPATAQPGGGASPAVAARAVLREVTDSQSFVGTVTPVKRAVVGSAVAGRVIECPFEEGDRVEAFQKLAQLLTETISLEIAAAEGEFELRTQQLAELENGSRPEEIQQAQARMQAAEARRDFLAARRDRLQAIYERRGAAISEDELQEARANAAEAEQIYLEASAAHDLAVAGPRQEVISQARAQVQIQQAVVEKLKDQRKKYTVSSKFDGYVVSKQTEVGAWLNQGDPVAEVVSVDSVDVDVQVGEQSLPFISPGKQVQAVFPALPKRVFEGTVLAAVPQGNLRTRTFPVKVRIKNEITDAGPVLKPGMYARVTLPTGGAVQAVMAPKDGVIHGGVTPMLYAIDGATPVGQAAAVRPVPVELGVAEGGLIQVTGQLKQGDLVIVQGNERLRPGQEVTITKIIGEGGVSARR from the coding sequence ATGTCACCTAAGTTTCTGGTTTTAACGTCACTCGGCTGGGGCCTGTTGGTCGGGACACCGGCGACCGCCCAGCCCGGCGGCGGCGCATCGCCGGCCGTAGCGGCCCGGGCGGTGTTGCGCGAGGTGACCGACTCGCAGTCGTTTGTTGGAACGGTAACCCCGGTGAAGCGGGCGGTCGTCGGCAGCGCCGTGGCGGGCCGTGTGATCGAGTGCCCGTTCGAAGAAGGCGACCGGGTCGAAGCGTTCCAGAAGCTCGCGCAGCTGCTCACCGAGACCATCTCGCTCGAGATCGCCGCGGCCGAGGGTGAGTTCGAACTCCGCACCCAGCAGCTCGCCGAACTAGAGAACGGCTCGCGTCCCGAAGAAATCCAGCAGGCCCAGGCTCGGATGCAGGCGGCCGAGGCCCGCCGCGACTTCCTGGCCGCCCGCCGCGACCGACTGCAAGCGATCTACGAACGACGCGGGGCGGCCATCTCGGAAGACGAACTCCAGGAAGCCCGCGCCAACGCGGCCGAGGCCGAGCAGATCTACCTCGAGGCCTCCGCCGCGCACGACCTGGCGGTCGCCGGCCCTCGCCAGGAGGTCATTTCCCAGGCCAGGGCCCAGGTCCAGATTCAGCAGGCGGTGGTCGAGAAGCTCAAGGATCAGCGCAAGAAGTACACGGTCAGCAGCAAATTCGACGGTTACGTCGTGTCCAAGCAGACCGAGGTCGGCGCGTGGCTCAACCAGGGCGACCCCGTGGCCGAGGTCGTTTCGGTCGACAGCGTCGACGTCGACGTCCAGGTGGGCGAGCAGAGCCTCCCCTTCATCAGCCCCGGCAAGCAGGTCCAGGCGGTCTTCCCCGCGCTCCCCAAGCGGGTGTTCGAGGGCACGGTGCTGGCGGCCGTGCCGCAGGGCAACCTCCGCACCCGCACCTTCCCGGTGAAGGTCCGCATCAAGAACGAGATCACCGACGCCGGGCCGGTGCTCAAGCCCGGCATGTACGCCCGCGTGACGCTGCCCACCGGCGGCGCGGTGCAGGCGGTCATGGCGCCCAAGGACGGCGTCATCCACGGCGGCGTGACTCCCATGCTGTACGCGATCGACGGGGCGACGCCAGTCGGCCAAGCCGCCGCGGTGCGGCCCGTCCCCGTGGAGTTGGGGGTCGCCGAGGGCGGTCTGATTCAGGTTACCGGGCAGCTCAAACAGGGCGAC